The Nicotiana tabacum cultivar K326 chromosome 5, ASM71507v2, whole genome shotgun sequence sequence ACCAAAACGAAAGCCCAATGCTTATTCTATATAATTGCCATACCAGTACAAAGAAACACGAGTGTATCATGAGAAATTGGCATGAAATGCAGTAAGCATTATGGCAGGATACTCAATTTTCTAAAAGATATATTTTCATGATACACAAGTAACTGAGTTTTGGCAATTAATATAAAGCACAAACTTGAAATGGAGTTGTTATTGCTTAGTGTTATTACTTTCCTCTCTATTTTCTGGTTATTacgttgttggtgttatctttctGGATTCCTTTGTTGTTACTACTACACTATCTCGTTCCATCTTATTGTGCcgaggtctatcggaaacagcctctctacttcGAGGGTGGGACAACTAATCCCCGAATAATTAATCCTGGAATAACTTGTTTCCCAACTGAACGACCCCTAAAAGTCCGCATAACATCATGCCTACTCCCATAAACAAAAAATTGAAATCCTACACCACCAACCTTCACAGTTGATGCATGAACCTAGAAAAGTGAAGCTACAATATAGACAGTACACATAATGAGCAAATAAACAGCCAATCACTCAACTTCAATACGCACCATggcaagaaagaaaataaaaaagatatcGATGTATTGTTGGTATCCGTATTCAGCTCACAGTACTAAACAGAAGTAAAAATATGGTATTGGTAGAAATTTACAAGGAGGATAGCAGGAAAGAACTCAAGCAACCGCTTAAAATAAATTAGAGAGGGTGCACAATGCAAATAAACTTCTAAACAGATTACCCCTTCTGGCGGTACAGGGTTTCTGTTGAACTTGGAACCACCAGGAGCCCATGGAACTGCTCATCAAAGCAAAGAAGAACAAGATACTTTTAGAAGTCCAGAATAGTAGTAAGAGTTGCTAAAAGATTTTCTCTGCCCAATTTTACttgataaaaaaagaaaaatttctgtCCAAGATAGTCGAAACTAACATGTCCACTGAGTGTCAGCAAATTAAAGTTACTTTTTTCAGTTaaagcccgtttggattagctcaAAAAAAGTGGGTTTTCAGCCGAACtagcttttaagccaaaaaacAATAATTTGGGATTGCCCAGCTTActgcttttggcttgttttaagcAGTTTTTAACTTATTCTAAGCACTTTTTGACTTTGTCAAACACTGAAAAAAGCTAAAAAGAGCTTAAAAACTGATTTGACCAGCTTAAAAACCCATCCAAACAACCTAACACAACAGCATATGACTTTATGCTTCTCTTCCTTCGGTATCGATGCACTAATAGTGTTTAAACATATTTTTACGGCTGTTCACAATGAACATTGTAATAAGGAAGAAAATCAGATAGTCCATCAAGGAAAAGTACAATGCAGGCAATACAAGAATTTAGGAAATCCCCAGTTAGCTAGCATCTTATAAGCAGAAATCTTAGACACTATCCACTTCTAAATGTATAAGTTTCTGCCAGAAATATAGTCTTGGTTATAAAAAATTGCAGTCTTTTACTCATAATTTAGAAAAGTTATCCTCCCAGGGACCAAACATCAACGACCTCCAACTGTTGGAAGCATGTCACATAAAAAAGGGCAACCAAGCAGATCTGGACACAATCCTATGCAAGCACTAATTTAAGTAAATGATTCGAGTTGAAGACTTATTCCTCATACACTAGGGTCTCAGATgaattcttcttttttgtttgaaATTTCCTTCATATGAACAAAATTCAACTTGCCACATGAATTAAGAGCTCGCGATTAAATTTACCAATGTAGGGATCAGGGTGCCGCCACTTATTATAGCTTGCTTCACCATCAGCTATTAGTCTATCAATAGTTTCAACATCTTCCTGGATGTCAACAAAGTGAACAAAAAGAGAATATCAGATTACATATACAAGTGTGATAAGAATAGTACATTACTTCAGTTGCACTAATGAATGCTGCTCCTGCTTATCCCTTTGCCCATGAAATCAGCTAATACTAAGACAAGCAAGTAGATTCATTTCTTTCCGTCCTGGAAAACATTTTCTTTCATTATAAAAGTTTCTGAATGAATACTTGAAAATAGTAAAACTAAAGCAGATGATCGATTTCTTTTCATTATGTCAATTTCACATGGAGAAATCACTTCATATAAAAATAAGGACATATACATTTTTTCcttttcaagaagaaaaaagaagctaTAGACCTTAATCCCTACATTGAGCTGAAGACAGTTGCTTACACCAAAAACCGGTAATTTTTTGCACACAAATGCATAAAAAGAGAACTAACAAGCTGATAGACAAGATTTTTGCACATGGACAGGTCACTTTATATGACAATAAGGACATAAGTGTGTTTGATAGAAGCAAGACATTCTCATTTTCGACTGATTTATTaccagaaaatattttccaccaaTAGAAAAAAATGACTTTCACAGAACATTTCCCTTCACGCATATCCCAACTCTCCATATCACTTGTTTCAAACCACACTAATACATCTTTGTAATCTTTAATACTCAAGAAATTCAGCAAAACACTATCCTTGTACTCTTTTCGTTCGAATTCTATGAGTATCAAATGGCACTTACTTTGAGAATCAACTGTCAACTTACTTCATAGTTTATACCAATCTAACCCCGAAAAATGACACAGAAAATGATTTTTCAAGGTAAACATTTCACTCCATTCCAAATGCTATGGGCccgtctttcttctttttgatatgtaaaaaaattaaagatataGACCTTACTTCCTACAATGAGCTTAAGCAAATTTATTTCTACCAAAAAAATTACTACAACTTTTAGCATATAAATGCCTAAAAAGGATAAAATAACATGTCAAAAATCATAAAACATCAATTTACtggaaaaataaatttaaaaaaatgaaggaGAATGAGGTCAAACCACGTGTTTGTTGGCCTCAAACCTCTCCCTGAGCGCATCGGCCTGaaacaaaaaacataaaaaattaacAACTTAATGAGAAAGACAATGATATGAAGAAAGGTGGAGATCGAATCCATGGTAGAGATTACATCAGAATAAAAGAGGTGACGATGAACGGCCCAATTGAGAGTGTCTCTGAGAGCACGCCTGTAGAGGATCCTCACTCTCTCCTTCTGTGCTGCTCTTCTCGCTACGTACCACGCTGATGCTACTCCGCTCATCGCTTCTCTTTCTCCCTCCTAAATCTTTCACACTCTGCTCTCCGTTTCTTCTCTTTGCTTTGAATATCCCCAAATCATGTATGCTGGGACTCACGACATCGTTTTGATCCCCTTTTTTGGGGGGCTTTCATAAATGACAGTCaattttgcaaaaataaaaaatttccattttttattatgttttgttaaaacatattttattatcattCATACTTGCATCAATGTAGATTGCCTGAATTATATTCTTGGTGTGCTGCACTTCTACGAATGTTGTGTGAATGCAGGATACTTTGTGCACCAAACTTCCCTTGCTTTATTCAAATTAGAATTACTCCTCTCGTCACAATTTATgtgagttaaaaaaaaaatttaaaacttgtGGTTGAAACAAGCTATAGATATTTGTGTATTATTTCATTAAGGAtgttaaaagttaaattattcGATATATAGAAAGGTATAATTTTTGTTATAACAAACTAAAAAGGGAATAACACATAAATTGAGATAGAAGGAGCACTACAAAGGCATGGTATTAGATGAGTTAATTGTCGCTTTAGGTTTAATTGTTTTTTCTGGTTTATGACGTACCTATGAGCGGATTATTACTTTTTATCATCTCAGACGGTCCTTTTATTAAACGCAATATAAGGAAACAATTTATTTGTATCTGCTTGGTTTGACGTAAACAACAGGTATACATAAGTCCTTGCCCGGAATATAATTCCTCTTTTTTTCTAAAAGTAAATGATGGGTAGTCCCTGAAATGACTCTTGTTCAAGCTTTGTAGTCAATGAAGAAGGCTTTTGACTCTCCATAAGGTATAGTGTAACCTAAAGTCATATGAAATGCATATCAAAGTTATTATTAGTTAGAAATTAAACAACCAAGGTTATCTTAGTACAACACAACTGAAAACTAGAAAACTAATTCAAGCTCAAACATTGTAGGAAACAGTTCCACCAGTAGTGTATGATTCATTGATAAAATACTACTGCTAGTAGTTTCAATCAGCAAGCAAATAGTAAAGTGGTTAAATTGTACAAATAATCAATCATCTCAAAAATACTCTTCTCCATAGCTAATACTGATTACAATTTTGCATTCCACTTGCTACACTATACTCATCCAACTTATTTGTTTTTCTTCACTTCTTCATGTTCAAGACTTTCATGCCCTTAGTAAACGTATCCCTTAACGAACATTCCTTGTTTAGCTTCGTCTGATTCTCCCTCGCCAGTGTATTTGCCAAGTTGAGCGAGAGAATTGGCCTTAGCCCTGACCAGCAACGCGTCCTGAGCAGCCTTTACGTTCTCAGGAAGTCCGCCCCATGTCTTCAAGCAAGTGTTTTGAAGAGCCCTCGCGTATGAGAAAGATACGTGCCACGGGTTTGGAGCTTGGTTCATGGCATTCAAGTTGTATGTAGCCTCAACTTCTGATTGTCCACCAGATAAGAACTGTTCAAATGCCAACAAACATTGAACTAATTAGCAATAACCTTTGTTAAAAATTTGTGTTGCTTGTCACCTCAAAAGTTTACTCATTTTTCCCTCTAGTTACAGCCTTTACAGTATGCACTAACAATAAGTTGAAACTTTCTAGTGATAGTCACCAAGAATTTCTCGAAACTCTCCGCCATCTTAAAGGTAGAgttaaggtttgcgtacacactatcctcgccagacctcacttgtggaattacactcgggttttttttttttttttttttttgtttttgttgtagCTTAATTAGACATCCCAAAGCATAGGTTTCAATGGTtcttaatgtaatttttatatgttttttgcCTTTTTGGTAACTTTTACGAGTTTAACTTCTATACACTGACTGTGCGAAATATTTTGTTGCTATCTAAGTCATCTACTTACAATATAACTATATGTAACTGATCACAATAAGTGGAACTAGTTACCTTAAAATAAGGCAGATAACTTGCTATAACAGATTAAATTACACTAATAGCATAAAGTTCTACTACCGtcagtgtatataagttaaactcaATGCATATATCCCAGTATATTCAGAAAGTCTTCTGGCAATCGACAAGCTTTTCTTTTCCTGTTATAAGTATTATTGTATTAACAACTACAAAATCTATATAGCTTTATGTCTTTAGCAACTCATATATATAGAACTGagaattagttttaaaaaaagagTAGCCCGTTGCATTAAGTTTTTGCTATGTGCAGGATCCGAGGAAGGGATGGACCACAAAggtctatcgtacgcagccttaccctgcatttctgcaagaggctgtttccacggctcgaactagTGACCTCCTTGTCACATGgtagcaactttaccagttacgccacgACTCTCCTTCAGAATTGAAAATTAGTGAAACTATAAAATTGAGAAGGAAACTTGCCATGATTCCAGGGACAGCAGGGGGAAT is a genomic window containing:
- the LOC107791422 gene encoding NADH dehydrogenase [ubiquinone] 1 beta subcomplex subunit 9-like, producing the protein MSGVASAWYVARRAAQKERVRILYRRALRDTLNWAVHRHLFYSDADALRERFEANKHVEDVETIDRLIADGEASYNKWRHPDPYIVPWAPGGSKFNRNPVPPEGIEIVYDYGKEEAELI